One genomic region from Bufo bufo chromosome 3, aBufBuf1.1, whole genome shotgun sequence encodes:
- the FLOT2 gene encoding flotillin-2 isoform X3 → MTDHDLLAVACEQFLGKNVHEIKNVVLQTLEGHLRSILGTLTVEQIYQDRDQFAKLVREVAAPDVGRMGIEILSFTIKDVYDKVEYLSSLGKTQTAVVRRDADIGVAEAERDAGIREAMAKKEMLDIKYLSDTKMADSKRAFELQKAAFSQEVNTKKAEAQLAYELQAAKEQQKIRQEEIEIEVVQRKKQIDIEEKEVVRTDKELIATVRRPAEAEAYRMQQIAEGEKVKQVLIAQAEAEKIRKVGEAEASVIEAIGKAEAERMKLKAGAYQHYGEAAKMALVLECLPEIAAKVSAPLAKVDEILILSGDNSKITGEMNRLLAEVPASVQALTGVDLMKIPLIQKATGIMA, encoded by the exons ATGACTGACCACGATCTTTTAGCCGTGGCTTGTGAGCAGTTTCTTGGAAAAAATGTCCATGAGATTAAGAATGTTGTCCTGCAAACCCTGGAAGGCCATTTGCGATCTATTCTTG GTACACTGACAGTGGAACAAATTTATCAGGACAGGGATCAGTTTGCAAAACTGGTTCGTGAAGTGGCAGCTCCTGATGTCGGCCGCATGGGTATCGAAATCCTGAGCTTTACCATTAAG GACGTGTACGACAAGGTTGAGTATTTAAGCTCTCTGGGTAAGACTCAAACAGCTGTTGTGCGGAGAGATGCTGATATTGGCGTTGCAGAAGCAGAACGAGATGCAGGCATTAGG GAGGCCATGGCCAAGAAAGAAATGCTTGATATCAAATATCTATCCGATACTAAAATGGCAGATTCCAAACGGGCGTTTGAACTGCAGAAAGCGGCCTTCAGCCAAGAAGTGAACACCAAG AAAGCGGAAGCCCAGCTGGCCTACGAGTTGCAGGCAGCCAAGGAACAGCAGAAGATTCGACAAGAAGAAATTGAGATTGAGGTAGTGCAACGGAAGAAACAGATTGATATTGAGGAGAAAGAAGTAGTCCGCACGGACAAGGAGCTGATTGCCACTGTGAGGAGACCAGCAGAGGCCGAGGCTTACAGAATGCAGCAGATTGCCGAAGGAGAGAA GGTAAAGCAAGTGCTAATTGCTCAAGCAGAGGCCGAGAAAATCCGTAAAGTTGGAGAAGCTGAAGCTTCGGTTATTGAAGCTATTGGAAAAGCAGAAGCTGAGAGGATGAAGTTGAAAGCGGGTGCTTACCAACATTATGGAGAGGCAGCTAAAATGGCTCTCGTTTTGGAGTGTCTGCCTGAG ATCGCTGCCAAAGTGTCTGCTCCTTTGGCCAAAGTGGATGAAATTCTCATTCTCAGTGGAGACAATAGTAAAATAACCGGCGAAATGAATCGTCTCTTGGCGGAAGTTCCTGCTTCGGTTCAGGCTCTCACTGGAGTAGATCTGATGAAG ATCCC